A window from Zingiber officinale cultivar Zhangliang chromosome 7A, Zo_v1.1, whole genome shotgun sequence encodes these proteins:
- the LOC122001509 gene encoding hydroxycinnamoyltransferase-like, translating to MVVINVLRSTIVQPAEVTPKRRLWLSNLDLVTPHHHTLFVFFYRPDGSANFFDAAVLRDALSQVLVPFYPMAGRLTRGQDGRIAIDCNGEGVLFVEADAETTVDDFGDFAPTSELEQLIPKPNADYTNGISAFPLLLLQVTHFKCGGAALGVGTQHHVVDGSSAIHLMNSWTDVARGVGIAVQPVIDRTLLRARDPPNPSFTHIEYQPPPSMNTSAAQVASPAAVRIFKLTREQLNLLKAKAPPGDSYSTYVLLATHVWRCVCIARDLPPDQMTKMYIATDGRQRVQPPLPQGYFGNAIFTTTPIAAAGEVTSPEGGPSPAAKTIKEGLVRMDANYLQSALDYLEMQPNLEALVRGARTYRCPTLGLTSWTHMPIYDIDFGWGRPIFMGPARIGYEGLAFVLPSAAGDGGLSVAISLQPDHMLKFQKLIYDIYFEVRLSML from the exons ATGGTTGTGATCAACGTGCTGCGGTCGACGATTGTGCAGCCGGCGGAAGTGACCCCGAAGAGACGGCTGTGGCTCTCCAACCTGGATCTGGTGACGCCGCATCACCACACGCTGTTCGTCTTCTTTTACCGTCCGGATGGGTCGGCCAACTTCTTTGACGCGGCGGTGCTGCGCGACGCGCTGTCCCAGGTGCTGGTGCCCTTCTATCCCATGGCCGGGCGTTTGACTCGCGGCCAGGACGGTCGGATCGCGATTGATTGCAACGGTGAAGGGGTACTGTTTGTGGAGGCGGATGCGGAGACGACGGTGGACGACTTCGGCGACTTCGCACCCACCAGCGAGCTGGAGCAGCTGATCCCAAAACCAAATGCAGACTACACCAACGGCATCTCCGCTTTCCCGCTTTTACTCCTCCAG GTCACTCACTTCAAGTGCGGTGGTGCAGCCTTGGGCGTCGGCACGCAGCATCACGTCGTCGACGGCTCCTCTGCCATTCACTTGATGAACTCCTGGACCGACGTTGCCAGGGGCGTCGGCATCGCAGTCCAGCCAGTCATTGATCGAACCCTCCTCCGCGCTCGCGACCCACCCAACCCCTCTTTTACTCACATCGAATACCAACCCCCTCCTTCCATGAACACCTCTGCTGCCCAAGTCGCAAGCCCCGCAGCTGTCCGAATCTTCAAGCTCACCCGGGAGCAACTTAACCTCCTCAAAGCCAAGGCTCCCCCGGGTGACAGCTACAGCACGTACGTCCTCCTTGCGACACACGTATGGCGATGCGTGTGCATAGCGCGCGACCTCCCGCCCGACCAGATGACCAAGATGTACATTGCCACTGACGGTCGACAGAGAGTGCAGCCACCACTTCCGCAAGGCTACTTCGGGAACGCGATCTTCACAACCACGCCCATTGCAGCAGCAGGGGAGGTGACCTCTCCGGAAGGTGGTCCTTCCCCAGCGGCCAAGACTATCAAGGAGGGTTTGGTGAGGATGGACGCCAACTACTTGCAGTCGGCATTGGACTACCTGGAGATGCAGCCAAATCTGGAGGCATTGGTGAGGGGCGCTCGCACATACAGATGCCCAACCCTTGGGCTCACCAGCTGGACGCATATGCCAATCTACGACATAGACTTCGGGTGGGGCCGACCAATTTTCATGGGTCCGGCCCGCATCGGCTACGAGGGTCTGGCATTCGTCCTGCCAAGCGCCGCCGGGGATGGTGGCCTCTCGGTGGCCATCTCCTTACAACCTGATCACATGTTGAAGTTCCAGAAGCTCATCTATGATATCTACTTTGAAGTTAGATTATCTATGTTATAA